The following coding sequences are from one Paenibacillus tundrae window:
- a CDS encoding L,D-transpeptidase produces MPDYNIIVDLSDHMLYLLDGNQVVKGYPVATGKMLTQTPSGEFTIINKQSNPGGPFGVLWMGLSAPHYGIHGTNEPSSIGKSVSHGCIRMYNSDVLDLSSKVSVGTKVKIRP; encoded by the coding sequence ATGCCGGATTACAACATCATTGTTGACCTATCAGACCATATGTTATATCTACTGGATGGCAACCAAGTGGTCAAAGGATATCCTGTAGCGACAGGGAAGATGCTCACTCAAACCCCAAGTGGAGAGTTTACGATCATTAATAAACAATCGAATCCTGGAGGACCATTTGGTGTACTGTGGATGGGGTTATCTGCACCTCATTACGGCATACATGGAACCAATGAACCCTCGTCTATAGGAAAATCCGTTTCACATGGTTGCATCCGGATGTATAACTCAGATGTATTGGATCTTTCTTCCAAAGTATCTGTAGGAACCAAGGTGAAGATCCGGCCCTAG
- a CDS encoding GNAT family N-acetyltransferase — MQIRQAREGDAKAIAYVHTESWKTTYRGIIPDEFLDHLTTEARVPQWEQMIRSSEKEQILLVAEQVDGKIVGFACGGREREGKLPYDGEIYAIYLLQAAQGQRIGTMLANQVVQYLHTLKLRSLLIWALEKNPACRFYEQMGGTLVGSQTLSIGGENQLEVAYGWQDLQLFGKRSTSQE, encoded by the coding sequence ATGCAGATTAGACAAGCCCGTGAAGGGGATGCAAAAGCTATCGCTTATGTACATACCGAGAGTTGGAAGACCACATACCGGGGGATCATACCCGATGAATTTTTGGATCATTTGACTACAGAAGCAAGAGTACCTCAGTGGGAGCAGATGATTCGTTCTAGCGAAAAGGAGCAGATTCTGTTGGTAGCCGAACAAGTGGATGGGAAAATTGTCGGATTTGCCTGTGGGGGTAGAGAGCGAGAAGGCAAGTTGCCTTATGATGGGGAGATTTATGCGATCTATTTACTGCAAGCCGCACAGGGACAGAGAATTGGAACAATGCTTGCTAATCAAGTTGTCCAATATCTTCATACACTAAAACTGCGGAGCCTACTAATCTGGGCGTTGGAGAAGAATCCAGCTTGTCGTTTCTATGAACAGATGGGTGGAACCTTAGTTGGTAGCCAGACGTTATCCATTGGTGGTGAGAATCAGCTCGAAGTTGCCTATGGATGGCAAGACTTGCAGCTTTTTGGAAAGAGGTCTACAAGCCAGGAATAA
- a CDS encoding aldehyde dehydrogenase family protein → MTLMDTKQTWTKQYINGEWIEGSGEKTMENINPYTGEVIATWRSSNREDIDRAYEAAEKGSVEWSQTLPSQKEEILRKVSMLMLERKDEIIQLLITESGSTRIKAEAEFAAAKRIVDESASFPYRMKGEILPSNTAGKENRVVREPKGVIGVIGPWNFPLHLCLRSVAPAIALGNGVVIKPASDTPITAGWLIADLFDQAGLPKGVLHVVAGSGSEIGDYFVAHPIPKVISFTGSTEVGQGIGKLAGEHLKETALELGGNNAMVVLEDADIERAADAAVFGKFLHQGQICMALNRIIIHTDIYDSFVDAFVAKAKQIQAGDPADSNTLVGPLIREKEVERLLELVKNAEDAGARLLLGGSSKGSVLQPTVLADVKPEQEIVQQELFGPVAVLMRAEDEAEAVRLANDTPYGLSGSVFTTNLERGYQVAKRIESGMVHVNDQSVNDEAHVMFGGEKSSGIGRFGGDWAIEKFTRTRWISLQHQYRTYPGVSDVD, encoded by the coding sequence ATGACTTTAATGGACACGAAGCAAACATGGACTAAACAATATATTAATGGCGAATGGATTGAAGGCTCCGGTGAGAAAACCATGGAGAATATCAATCCGTATACAGGAGAAGTTATCGCCACTTGGCGGTCATCGAATAGAGAAGACATCGATCGTGCATATGAAGCTGCCGAAAAGGGGTCAGTGGAATGGAGTCAGACATTACCTAGTCAAAAAGAAGAAATTCTGCGCAAGGTATCCATGCTGATGCTTGAGCGCAAAGATGAAATTATCCAGTTGCTCATTACTGAATCCGGGAGTACTCGGATCAAAGCTGAAGCGGAGTTCGCTGCGGCCAAGCGCATTGTAGACGAATCGGCATCTTTCCCTTATCGAATGAAGGGGGAGATACTACCTTCTAATACAGCAGGCAAAGAGAACCGAGTTGTGCGTGAGCCCAAAGGGGTAATTGGGGTGATTGGGCCGTGGAATTTTCCGCTACATCTATGCTTGCGTTCAGTTGCACCTGCCATTGCGCTAGGTAATGGTGTTGTGATTAAGCCGGCTTCTGATACACCCATTACCGCAGGCTGGCTAATCGCAGATCTGTTTGATCAAGCCGGATTGCCAAAAGGTGTGTTGCATGTCGTTGCAGGAAGCGGAAGCGAGATTGGAGACTACTTCGTTGCTCATCCAATCCCAAAAGTCATTTCATTTACAGGATCGACAGAAGTCGGGCAAGGCATTGGTAAATTAGCTGGCGAGCATCTGAAAGAAACGGCGCTGGAATTAGGCGGTAACAATGCGATGGTTGTGCTGGAGGATGCGGATATTGAACGAGCGGCAGATGCCGCAGTATTTGGGAAGTTTCTGCATCAAGGGCAGATTTGTATGGCGCTGAACCGTATTATCATTCATACCGATATCTATGATTCCTTTGTAGATGCATTTGTTGCGAAAGCAAAACAAATCCAAGCGGGGGATCCAGCAGATTCCAATACACTGGTGGGGCCGCTTATTCGTGAAAAAGAAGTAGAACGACTGCTTGAACTTGTGAAGAACGCAGAAGATGCGGGAGCCCGGTTGTTGCTTGGTGGATCAAGCAAAGGCAGTGTGTTACAGCCTACCGTGCTGGCTGACGTGAAGCCTGAGCAGGAGATTGTGCAACAGGAGTTGTTTGGTCCGGTTGCTGTCTTAATGCGTGCAGAAGATGAGGCTGAAGCTGTCCGGTTAGCCAATGATACGCCTTACGGCTTGAGTGGTTCGGTATTTACGACGAATCTGGAGCGAGGTTATCAAGTGGCTAAACGCATCGAATCAGGCATGGTTCATGTTAATGACCAGTCCGTAAACGACGAGGCTCATGTTATGTTTGGTGGGGAGAAGTCTTCAGGCATTGGCCGATTCGGCGGCGACTGGGCGATTGAGAAGTTCACGCGCACCCGCTGGATAAGTTTACAGCATCAATATCGGACGTACCCTGGTGTGAGTGATGTCGACTAA
- the essC gene encoding type VII secretion protein EssC produces MNVLYQRSPRMTPVLKEDKLEILRPPAEPSKPTFSIISIVIPIMMTMVSIGFYVYINLTGKFSNPSFMMFQMMTVMMMLTSYTIPFFVYLSNKKNYRKKIEERKAMYRAQLDKHREELKEAQAEQVKSLYEIHGDPGVCLQVVKNRNSSLWERSPEDDDFMQVRIGTGEIPFRIKLQVPRPDGYEKDELIEAAHELASEFETVPDASITLPLFQSKVMGLVGNREEVLTSLRVIVSQLTVRHSPDELKIAAFYEEKESKEWEWLRWLPHIWDEDQGQRYMADRHSGAHQLADSLFSVLNRRRNNKEDRYKKTVQTPCYVVILSETQLIEEEPLLPLLLESAQEIDVCTIILANRKESLPMHCQLIMEASKGKGVYIKKTEDADVVQQTYTPDVISKESAEALSRYMSPIRLKRSSASDIPQVLPLFDMLSTSRVEDLDVVSRWSQTRYPDTLPVPMGVRAGGKKIAINLHDKIERQGHGPHGLIAGTTGSGKSEVIQSIVASLAAEFHPHDLAFMLIDYKGGGMSNTFVGLPHVVGTITNLDGNLIERANISLRAELVRRQKILNDAGNLQHIDEYYKILRSRHEQPLPHLVIIIDEFAQLKRDQPEFMDELISIAAIGRTLGVHLILATQKPAGVVDDKIWSNSRFRICLRVQSEGDSRDMIKIPNAAWITKPGRGYFQVGSDEVFEEMQFAWSGAPYNQQEDKTSVLPVMEVRLNGKREPLLTGERRAVLKGDDVPKQLQVFIDYVAQAAEEAGIDRLPGPWLPPLPETLEWDSLTDWQEEKNREVLLDGGASGLKPLVGLLDDLPNQRQEPLALPIDQGHLVVYGMPGLGKTTFVQTMLMSLARSERTESWHGYIIDMGRMMKDFAGLPQVGGVMMAEEEDRIKRLFRYILKLSAQRKDMISEAGVKTISAYRRTAHEAVPQVIVVIDGYLSFRNAYPEENELLETILREGGSLGITFVLTANRVTDIFEKFRSNIPNAVSFELSDPSDYYYAVGRPSKAPSQLPPGRGLVKGQVPPLMFQAALPSSGADEGKRSSELRRTIAEIREAWTGEQAPQIAPLPEEVKLKDVLIRTGTYGQVNESSVTVPVGLLTDDLEPFLLNLREGPHFMVTSPMEGGKTTFLLTWMLSLAYHASPEVVQIYTVDMRYGSGGLGEISSLPHVRGHVSREDQLAPVIQQLYDEVLKRGEIAGGPEIVLTIDDAETLSKQLNDFNVKDQLGVIVRQGRDRGIHVILSGVPADFPTFGSDWVSDVKASQSGLLFGTLDPNDLSFFRIPYSESGGSSAGLKVLPPGQGYYVKRKYSRVKGAVPCDDNWKMNDWIFEIRDRWHVVV; encoded by the coding sequence GTGAATGTGTTATATCAGCGTTCTCCAAGAATGACGCCGGTTCTTAAGGAAGATAAGCTCGAAATTTTGAGGCCTCCTGCTGAACCTAGCAAACCTACATTCTCAATCATATCCATCGTTATTCCCATTATGATGACGATGGTGAGCATCGGCTTCTATGTATATATTAATCTAACAGGTAAATTTAGTAACCCTAGCTTTATGATGTTTCAGATGATGACCGTTATGATGATGTTAACTTCGTATACGATTCCATTCTTTGTATATTTAAGTAACAAGAAGAATTATCGCAAAAAGATTGAAGAACGTAAGGCGATGTACCGTGCTCAGTTGGACAAGCATCGTGAAGAGCTGAAGGAAGCTCAAGCGGAACAAGTGAAGAGTTTGTATGAAATTCACGGCGATCCGGGTGTTTGTCTACAAGTGGTAAAAAACAGAAATAGTTCCTTGTGGGAACGTTCGCCAGAAGATGATGACTTTATGCAGGTGCGGATTGGTACAGGGGAAATTCCTTTTCGGATTAAGCTTCAGGTTCCACGTCCAGATGGATATGAAAAGGATGAATTAATAGAGGCTGCTCACGAGCTTGCTTCTGAATTTGAGACTGTACCCGATGCATCAATTACTCTACCGTTATTCCAATCGAAAGTCATGGGGTTGGTAGGGAATCGTGAGGAAGTGCTGACTTCACTGCGTGTGATCGTTTCACAACTTACCGTGCGCCATTCTCCAGATGAGCTCAAAATTGCTGCTTTTTATGAAGAAAAAGAAAGCAAGGAATGGGAATGGTTGCGCTGGCTTCCCCATATTTGGGATGAAGATCAGGGACAGCGGTATATGGCCGACAGGCACAGCGGTGCGCATCAATTGGCGGACAGCTTGTTTTCCGTGTTAAACCGGCGGCGGAACAACAAGGAGGACCGTTACAAAAAAACGGTACAAACGCCTTGTTATGTGGTCATTTTGTCAGAAACACAATTAATTGAAGAAGAGCCACTGTTGCCGCTTCTGTTGGAATCGGCTCAAGAGATCGATGTGTGCACGATTATATTAGCCAATCGGAAGGAATCTCTTCCGATGCACTGTCAGCTTATTATGGAAGCTTCCAAAGGCAAGGGTGTCTATATCAAAAAAACGGAGGATGCCGATGTCGTTCAGCAAACGTACACGCCAGACGTAATCTCTAAAGAATCTGCAGAGGCGTTGTCGCGTTACATGTCTCCGATCCGTTTGAAGCGTTCTTCCGCTTCGGATATTCCACAGGTGCTTCCATTGTTCGATATGTTAAGCACATCACGCGTGGAGGATCTGGATGTTGTATCACGCTGGAGCCAAACTCGATATCCAGATACGCTGCCTGTCCCTATGGGTGTGCGTGCGGGTGGCAAGAAAATAGCCATTAACCTGCATGACAAAATTGAACGTCAGGGTCACGGGCCGCATGGTCTAATTGCAGGAACCACCGGATCGGGGAAAAGTGAAGTCATTCAGTCCATTGTTGCATCGCTTGCGGCTGAATTTCACCCGCACGACCTTGCTTTTATGTTGATTGACTACAAGGGTGGCGGGATGTCCAATACGTTTGTAGGCTTACCACACGTCGTGGGCACAATTACCAATCTAGATGGAAATCTGATTGAACGTGCGAATATTTCACTTCGAGCCGAGCTGGTTAGAAGACAGAAGATATTAAATGATGCAGGCAATCTGCAACATATCGATGAATATTACAAAATTTTACGTTCAAGGCATGAACAGCCATTGCCCCATCTCGTGATTATCATCGATGAATTTGCTCAGTTGAAACGCGATCAGCCAGAATTCATGGATGAATTGATTAGTATTGCAGCTATTGGCCGGACGCTCGGGGTGCATCTGATCTTGGCAACTCAGAAGCCGGCTGGTGTTGTCGATGACAAAATCTGGAGTAACTCCCGTTTCCGCATCTGTCTTCGCGTTCAAAGCGAAGGAGACAGCCGAGATATGATTAAGATTCCAAATGCGGCATGGATTACGAAGCCGGGTCGAGGGTATTTCCAAGTCGGCAGTGATGAAGTATTTGAAGAGATGCAGTTTGCTTGGAGCGGTGCACCTTATAATCAGCAAGAAGATAAAACCTCCGTATTGCCCGTCATGGAAGTGCGTTTGAACGGGAAGCGGGAGCCTCTGCTGACTGGTGAACGCAGAGCTGTGCTCAAAGGAGACGATGTCCCTAAACAGCTTCAGGTCTTTATCGATTATGTTGCTCAAGCCGCGGAAGAAGCTGGAATTGATCGTCTGCCAGGGCCTTGGTTGCCACCATTGCCTGAAACATTGGAATGGGATAGCCTTACCGACTGGCAGGAAGAGAAGAATAGGGAAGTGCTGCTGGATGGTGGCGCTAGCGGGTTGAAACCACTCGTAGGTTTGCTCGATGATCTACCGAACCAACGCCAAGAGCCTCTAGCACTTCCGATTGATCAAGGCCATCTCGTCGTGTACGGTATGCCTGGACTGGGCAAAACTACATTTGTACAAACCATGCTCATGTCACTTGCTAGATCTGAACGTACAGAATCATGGCATGGATACATTATTGATATGGGTCGCATGATGAAGGACTTTGCTGGTCTTCCACAGGTCGGTGGTGTGATGATGGCCGAAGAGGAAGATCGGATCAAACGATTGTTCCGATATATATTGAAGTTGTCTGCACAGCGTAAAGACATGATCTCAGAAGCTGGTGTCAAAACGATCTCGGCTTACCGTCGGACAGCTCATGAAGCTGTGCCTCAGGTCATTGTTGTGATTGACGGATATCTTTCTTTCCGAAATGCATATCCAGAGGAAAATGAATTGTTAGAGACGATTCTTCGTGAAGGTGGAAGTCTAGGCATTACTTTTGTACTCACGGCTAATCGAGTCACTGATATTTTTGAGAAATTTAGAAGTAACATACCCAATGCAGTATCTTTTGAACTATCTGATCCGAGTGACTATTATTATGCAGTCGGAAGACCTTCTAAAGCGCCAAGTCAGCTTCCGCCAGGAAGAGGGCTCGTGAAGGGACAAGTTCCACCACTGATGTTCCAGGCAGCCTTACCGTCGTCAGGTGCAGATGAAGGGAAGCGTTCATCTGAGCTGCGCCGCACGATTGCTGAGATTAGAGAAGCGTGGACAGGAGAGCAAGCGCCTCAGATTGCTCCACTTCCGGAAGAAGTGAAACTGAAAGATGTTCTTATTCGAACAGGTACGTATGGGCAAGTGAATGAGTCCTCTGTAACGGTTCCTGTAGGGTTGCTCACAGATGATTTGGAGCCATTCCTTTTAAACCTGCGTGAGGGGCCACACTTTATGGTAACGAGTCCGATGGAAGGTGGAAAAACAACATTTTTGTTGACTTGGATGTTATCATTGGCGTATCATGCTTCTCCAGAAGTAGTTCAAATATACACCGTGGATATGCGCTATGGTTCTGGCGGACTGGGTGAGATCAGCAGTTTGCCCCATGTCCGGGGACACGTATCACGGGAAGATCAGCTTGCGCCAGTGATCCAACAGTTGTACGATGAAGTACTGAAGCGAGGCGAGATTGCCGGTGGCCCGGAAATCGTGCTCACCATTGATGATGCAGAAACATTATCCAAACAATTAAATGATTTCAACGTGAAGGATCAATTAGGTGTAATTGTTCGTCAAGGTAGGGATCGGGGGATTCATGTTATCTTGTCTGGTGTTCCTGCTGACTTCCCGACCTTTGGATCTGATTGGGTAAGTGATGTAAAAGCTTCCCAAAGCGGATTGTTGTTCGGGACTTTAGACCCTAACGATCTCTCGTTCTTTCGTATTCCTTATTCCGAGTCTGGAGGTAGTTCGGCTGGGCTGAAGGTACTGCCACCAGGTCAAGGTTATTATGTAAAACGTAAATATTCCAGGGTTAAAGGTGCAGTTCCATGTGATGACAACTGGAAAATGAATGATTGGATTTTTGAAATTCGTGACCGATGGCATGTTGTAGTTTGA